From one Paractinoplanes brasiliensis genomic stretch:
- a CDS encoding helix-turn-helix transcriptional regulator, producing the protein MPVAVFRRLPGIPPVAVTRLPDQPLTPQPLPGPQTHTHDFLVLLYAHRAGGSFLIDDRAWTVTDGDLFVIAPGQVLTFPQPADRIIEDGWVVFFPADVIRGGAYSWRAHPLLFPFACGADRTQRLRVPPEQRPSWVERISALDSELQTRGTGWSEASLAHLMLVLVAAARLARDVAGELRAADEPLLAAVFDVIEHRFAEPISLADVAGELALTPGHLTTSVRRRTGRTVQQWLTERRMQEARQLLTETDLTVAAIAHRVGFPDASYFIRRFRTEHQITPALWRRR; encoded by the coding sequence GTGCCGGTCGCGGTGTTCCGCCGGTTACCCGGCATCCCGCCGGTGGCGGTGACCCGGCTGCCCGACCAGCCGCTGACGCCGCAGCCGCTACCCGGCCCGCAGACGCATACGCACGACTTCCTGGTCCTCCTGTACGCACATCGCGCCGGCGGCAGCTTCCTGATCGACGACCGCGCATGGACCGTGACCGACGGCGATCTGTTTGTGATCGCGCCAGGCCAGGTGCTGACCTTTCCGCAGCCCGCCGACCGAATCATCGAGGACGGATGGGTCGTGTTCTTCCCGGCCGATGTGATCCGCGGCGGGGCATACTCGTGGCGAGCCCACCCCCTGCTCTTCCCGTTCGCCTGCGGCGCCGACCGGACGCAGCGGCTGCGGGTCCCACCGGAACAGCGGCCCAGCTGGGTGGAGCGGATCAGCGCACTCGACAGCGAGCTGCAGACCCGTGGAACCGGATGGTCGGAGGCATCGCTCGCACACCTGATGCTCGTGCTGGTCGCGGCAGCCCGGCTGGCCCGTGACGTCGCCGGTGAACTGCGCGCGGCCGACGAACCGCTGCTGGCCGCGGTGTTCGACGTCATCGAGCACCGGTTCGCCGAACCGATCTCGCTGGCCGACGTGGCCGGCGAACTGGCGCTGACCCCGGGACACCTGACCACCTCGGTACGCCGCCGGACCGGCCGAACCGTGCAGCAATGGCTCACCGAGCGGCGCATGCAGGAGGCCCGTCAGCTACTGACCGAGACCGACCTGACGGTGGCAGCGATCGCCCACCGGGTCGGCTTTCCCGACGCCAGCTACTTCATCCGACGTTTCCGGACCGAGCACCAGATCACACCCGCGCTCTGGCGGCGCCGCTGA
- a CDS encoding NucA/NucB deoxyribonuclease domain-containing protein, with translation MLIRRLVTTAVAVLIATTAMPLPASAQPASPAMTPKCAEQARNDAALARSRATTAKMTCVDTVAPNTGTTTALAVPSTCADNDFIYTRFTACVIRAAIMYVYEIPTGRVVGHIKYRFDSYITTSASSNHWTLQQDFEILETSGNLAGTFFTGDGACQPSCTADVSFPNRPFSTVGAKMSATNTSTSTSITPGSNAVQNHRTTMRHWFHNVAWEYRASDKIPLEPGQIRCDGEYTVVGCTFPVRPVFTIAARPGIMSFAKHVKMSLDYQLPRVLTRMRDEFNATQNGNKACPARIPKPSSDWSCDEYPFRSTLQGAFTSNAPYGRTFAGCQIDLPDIPIRQPGDAGGYNICLIPATENTAGGLLLKAFYRDNRVLDGERFIVVVTGI, from the coding sequence ATGCTGATCCGCAGACTGGTGACCACGGCGGTGGCGGTGCTCATCGCGACGACCGCCATGCCGCTGCCGGCGAGCGCCCAACCGGCATCGCCGGCAATGACCCCGAAGTGTGCCGAGCAGGCCCGCAACGACGCGGCCCTGGCCAGATCGCGGGCGACCACCGCGAAGATGACCTGCGTCGACACGGTGGCACCGAACACCGGCACGACGACCGCGCTGGCGGTGCCCAGCACCTGTGCTGACAACGACTTCATCTACACCCGGTTCACCGCGTGCGTCATCCGGGCCGCCATCATGTACGTCTACGAGATACCGACCGGAAGAGTCGTCGGCCACATCAAGTACCGCTTCGACTCCTACATCACCACGTCGGCGTCGTCGAACCACTGGACGCTCCAGCAGGACTTCGAAATCCTGGAGACCTCGGGCAACCTGGCCGGCACGTTCTTCACCGGCGACGGAGCCTGCCAGCCGTCGTGCACCGCGGACGTGTCGTTCCCGAACCGGCCGTTTTCGACCGTTGGCGCGAAAATGAGCGCCACCAACACGTCGACCTCGACGTCGATCACGCCGGGCTCCAATGCGGTGCAGAACCACCGCACGACCATGCGTCACTGGTTCCACAACGTCGCCTGGGAATACCGGGCGTCCGACAAGATCCCGCTGGAGCCGGGACAAATTCGGTGCGACGGCGAATATACCGTCGTCGGCTGCACCTTCCCGGTCCGGCCGGTCTTCACCATCGCGGCCAGGCCCGGCATCATGAGCTTCGCCAAGCACGTCAAGATGTCGCTGGACTACCAGCTACCACGCGTCCTGACCCGTATGCGCGACGAGTTCAACGCCACGCAGAACGGCAACAAGGCCTGTCCGGCCAGGATCCCCAAGCCGTCGAGCGACTGGAGTTGCGACGAATACCCGTTCCGCTCCACCTTGCAGGGGGCGTTCACCAGCAACGCACCGTACGGCCGCACGTTCGCGGGTTGCCAGATTGACCTGCCGGACATCCCCATCCGTCAGCCCGGCGACGCCGGCGGCTACAACATTTGCCTGATCCCGGCGACCGAGAACACCGCCGGTGGTCTGCTGCTCAAGGCGTTCTACCGGGACAACCGGGTGCTCGACGGTGAGCGGTTCATCGTCGTCGTCACCGGCATCTGA
- a CDS encoding class I SAM-dependent methyltransferase: MTGAVRPYIPAMGRHWMLFLYDPFTRAAGISQVHGQLLDRAGVQPGHQVLEVGCGPGDLLMRLGRRVPEAGLMGIDPDPAALRKARRKAARRGLTVQFTLAYADELPLPDDSLDRVLSSYMLHHLDEEPQVAAMREIRRILRPGGELHLLDADGTPRPGTRGHQHPRLAGHTPERIQAVMRQGGLTEVSQTGHGSRRIAGHYAFFRAVA, translated from the coding sequence ATGACCGGAGCCGTACGGCCGTACATCCCGGCGATGGGCCGGCACTGGATGCTGTTTCTCTACGACCCGTTCACCCGGGCGGCCGGCATCTCCCAGGTGCACGGGCAGCTGCTCGATCGCGCCGGCGTTCAGCCCGGCCACCAGGTGCTGGAGGTCGGCTGCGGACCCGGCGACCTGCTCATGCGGCTCGGCCGCCGAGTGCCGGAAGCCGGCCTGATGGGGATCGACCCCGACCCGGCCGCGCTGCGCAAGGCCCGCCGCAAGGCCGCCCGCCGTGGCCTGACGGTGCAGTTCACGCTCGCGTACGCTGACGAGCTGCCGCTGCCGGACGACAGCCTCGACCGGGTGCTGTCCTCCTACATGCTCCACCACCTCGACGAGGAGCCACAGGTGGCGGCGATGCGCGAGATCCGCCGGATCCTGCGCCCCGGTGGCGAGCTGCACCTGCTGGACGCGGACGGGACACCACGCCCGGGCACGCGCGGCCACCAGCACCCGCGGCTGGCCGGGCACACCCCGGAACGGATCCAGGCGGTCATGCGCCAGGGTGGGCTGACCGAGGTCTCCCAGACCGGCCACGGCAGCCGCCGGATCGCCGGGCACTACGCCTTCTTCCGCGCAGTCGCCTGA
- a CDS encoding AfsR/SARP family transcriptional regulator produces the protein MLAEQAGRPVPVETLVRCVWGGAPPSGAARLLNTHITRIRRMLEQACTAAGDAVIEVPRRAGGYVLHVEPDRVDLHRFRRLAARAEARDGPPGDRIALLCQALALWRGEALTGLPGSWAEQARHAWNQQRLAALLGWAAAELEAGNPSVVIDALVPEAAQHRLVEPLVATLMRALAVAGRGAEALDHYAKLRGRLVEELGTDPGARVRAVHQAILRGEFDVPEVRPRPDVAAQRVVPAQLPADVPAFVGRADELARLDAVSRATGTAVVSAVCGPAGVGKTALAMHWAHRVRDRFPDGQLYVNLRGYDPDRPMTAAGALALLLDALGVAAQNVPVDLDARAARYRTELAGRRMLVVLDNAATVEQVRPLLPGTASCTTVVTSRDRLAGLVALHGAQRIELDLLPIAEARALLRRLIGHRAHAAPEATTALAERCARLPLALRVAAELAVGRPRMPLGELANELADLQRRLALLNADGDPRAAVASVFSWSVRSLPPEVARAFRLLGLHPGPDFDRYAAAAVTGTGLADAEAALDGLARAYLVQPTAPGRFGMHDLLRAYANQLAATHESDDDRWAAQLRLFDLYVAAAGAAMDVLYSDERRQRPHVEHPTTPMPVLGDKGSARRWLDAERPTLVAVAARSAMSGRPAPAVRLSSILHRYLESGHYTDALDLHTHAHRAARLAGDVAGQGWALFGLGTTHLRLDRYGPAVKHLRLALVRFRLAGDRTGLARTLNNLGNVESLRGNYEAAAAHHQHALALSRQLSDLSGEARALDGLGNVEQRRANNDVAAGYLQQALALYRRAGNRFGEANASTNLGLAEQRLGRHRAAAEHLEHGLALFEQFGHRSGEAAALDNLGILHSGLSQPERAAGFFTRALALYREMGDQEGQTWALNGLGEAALSAGRPGDADAQHTAALAIATDIDARAQQARAHTGLGHVHRTLGDPDRAGHHYRLALAIYVDLRSLEADTVREHLAALASTPRQPGVNRDG, from the coding sequence GTGCTGGCTGAGCAGGCCGGCCGCCCGGTGCCGGTGGAGACGCTCGTGCGGTGTGTGTGGGGTGGTGCGCCGCCGTCGGGAGCGGCGCGGCTGCTGAACACCCACATCACCCGGATCCGCCGGATGCTCGAACAGGCCTGCACCGCCGCCGGTGACGCGGTGATCGAGGTGCCCCGCCGGGCCGGCGGCTATGTGCTGCACGTCGAGCCCGACCGGGTGGACCTGCACCGGTTCCGTCGCCTGGCGGCGCGGGCGGAGGCGCGCGACGGTCCGCCGGGCGACCGGATCGCGTTGCTGTGCCAGGCGCTGGCGCTGTGGCGGGGCGAGGCGCTGACCGGGCTGCCGGGCTCGTGGGCCGAGCAGGCCCGGCACGCGTGGAACCAACAGCGGTTAGCAGCGCTACTGGGTTGGGCGGCGGCGGAACTGGAGGCGGGCAACCCGTCCGTGGTGATTGACGCGCTGGTGCCGGAGGCGGCGCAGCACCGGCTCGTCGAACCGCTCGTGGCGACGCTGATGCGCGCGTTGGCCGTGGCCGGGCGGGGCGCGGAAGCCCTGGACCACTACGCGAAGCTGCGCGGACGCCTGGTCGAAGAGCTGGGCACCGATCCCGGTGCGCGGGTGCGGGCCGTCCACCAGGCGATCCTGCGCGGCGAGTTCGACGTACCGGAAGTGCGGCCGCGGCCCGACGTGGCAGCGCAGCGGGTGGTGCCGGCGCAGCTGCCCGCCGACGTCCCGGCGTTCGTTGGCCGTGCCGACGAACTGGCCCGGCTCGACGCGGTGTCCCGCGCAACCGGGACGGCGGTCGTCTCGGCGGTCTGTGGCCCCGCTGGCGTCGGCAAGACCGCACTCGCGATGCACTGGGCGCACCGGGTCCGCGACCGCTTCCCCGACGGGCAGCTGTACGTGAACCTGCGCGGCTACGACCCCGACCGACCGATGACCGCCGCCGGTGCCCTTGCCCTGCTGCTCGACGCGCTGGGCGTGGCCGCGCAGAACGTGCCCGTCGACTTGGACGCGCGGGCCGCGCGGTACCGCACCGAACTCGCCGGACGGCGCATGCTGGTGGTGCTGGACAACGCCGCGACCGTCGAACAGGTGCGCCCGCTGCTGCCCGGCACCGCGTCGTGCACCACGGTGGTCACCAGCCGGGACCGCCTCGCCGGGCTGGTCGCGCTGCACGGCGCCCAGCGCATCGAGCTGGATCTGCTACCCATCGCGGAGGCACGCGCCCTCCTGCGGCGGCTCATCGGCCACCGGGCCCATGCCGCGCCGGAGGCGACCACCGCGCTGGCCGAGCGGTGCGCTCGGCTGCCCTTGGCGCTGCGGGTCGCCGCGGAGCTCGCCGTCGGGCGCCCGCGCATGCCGCTCGGGGAACTCGCCAACGAGCTGGCAGACCTGCAGCGGCGGTTGGCGCTGCTGAACGCCGACGGCGACCCGCGAGCCGCCGTGGCCTCGGTGTTCTCGTGGTCGGTACGAAGTCTGCCGCCGGAAGTCGCTCGGGCGTTCCGGCTGCTGGGGCTGCACCCAGGTCCGGACTTCGACCGCTACGCGGCAGCCGCCGTGACCGGCACCGGCCTGGCCGACGCCGAGGCCGCTCTGGACGGGCTCGCCCGGGCGTATCTCGTCCAGCCGACCGCTCCGGGCCGGTTCGGCATGCATGACCTGCTGCGCGCCTACGCCAACCAGCTTGCCGCCACGCATGAGTCCGACGATGACCGGTGGGCGGCCCAGCTACGGCTTTTCGACTTGTACGTCGCCGCGGCCGGTGCTGCCATGGACGTCCTGTATTCCGACGAGCGCCGCCAGCGACCCCATGTCGAACACCCCACCACCCCCATGCCGGTCCTTGGCGACAAGGGCTCCGCGCGGCGCTGGTTGGACGCCGAGCGGCCCACCCTGGTCGCGGTCGCCGCGCGCAGTGCTATGAGCGGCCGCCCGGCACCGGCCGTGCGGCTGTCCTCGATCCTGCATCGCTACCTCGAGAGCGGCCACTACACCGATGCGCTGGACCTGCACACGCACGCCCACCGGGCCGCCCGCCTCGCCGGCGACGTGGCCGGGCAGGGGTGGGCGTTGTTCGGCCTCGGCACCACGCACCTTCGACTGGACCGGTACGGTCCGGCCGTCAAGCACCTCCGGCTGGCGCTGGTGCGGTTCCGGCTGGCCGGTGACCGCACCGGGCTGGCCCGCACGCTGAACAATCTCGGCAACGTCGAATCGCTGCGCGGGAACTACGAGGCGGCCGCCGCGCACCACCAGCACGCGCTGGCGCTGTCCCGGCAGCTGAGCGACCTGTCGGGCGAGGCCCGTGCGCTGGACGGCCTCGGCAACGTCGAACAGCGGCGGGCCAACAACGATGTCGCCGCCGGCTACCTCCAGCAGGCGCTGGCCCTGTATCGCCGGGCCGGCAACCGGTTCGGTGAGGCGAACGCGTCGACCAACCTTGGCCTCGCCGAACAGCGGCTGGGCCGCCACCGTGCGGCGGCCGAGCACCTCGAGCACGGCCTGGCGCTGTTCGAGCAGTTCGGCCACCGCTCCGGCGAGGCCGCCGCGCTGGACAACCTGGGCATTCTCCACAGCGGACTGAGCCAGCCCGAGCGGGCGGCTGGCTTTTTCACCCGGGCGCTCGCCCTCTACCGCGAGATGGGCGATCAGGAAGGGCAGACCTGGGCGCTCAACGGGCTCGGCGAGGCGGCCCTGAGCGCCGGCCGGCCCGGAGACGCCGATGCCCAGCACACCGCCGCGCTCGCCATCGCCACGGACATCGACGCCCGCGCCCAGCAGGCCCGTGCGCACACCGGGCTGGGCCACGTCCACCGCACGCTGGGCGACCCGGACCGGGCCGGCCACCACTACCGCCTAGCGCTCGCGATCTACGTGGATTTGCGGTCCCTCGAGGCGGACACGGTACGGGAGCACCTCGCCGCGCTTGCGTCGACTCCCCGTCAACCCGGTGTCAATCGCGACGGGTGA
- a CDS encoding MetQ/NlpA family ABC transporter substrate-binding protein, which produces MRRSLAAVVTSAALLLGLAACGGNDSESASSSDTLKVGVSPVPHGEILKYVADNLAAKEGLKLEIVEFNDYVQPNVALQEKQLDANYFQHIPYLDEEVASKGYKFTALKPVHIEPLGVYSKTVKSINDVPAGGVVGLPNDPSNSGRALNLLAANGLLTLKDGVGVKGTEKDITGNPKNLKFKSLEAAQLPRSLEDTAISVINGNYAIETGLKPATDSLALEKGENNPYANLVVVRTGDEGDERVVKLEKLLHSPEVKKFVEDKYQGSVLPAF; this is translated from the coding sequence ATGCGCCGCTCACTCGCCGCAGTCGTCACGTCCGCCGCGCTCCTGCTGGGCCTCGCGGCGTGCGGTGGCAATGACAGCGAGTCCGCATCCTCCAGCGACACGCTGAAGGTCGGGGTCAGCCCCGTGCCGCACGGTGAAATCCTCAAGTACGTCGCCGACAACCTGGCCGCCAAGGAAGGCCTGAAGCTGGAGATCGTCGAGTTCAACGACTACGTCCAGCCGAACGTCGCGCTGCAGGAGAAGCAGCTCGACGCCAACTACTTCCAGCACATCCCGTACCTGGACGAGGAGGTCGCGTCCAAGGGCTACAAGTTCACCGCGCTCAAGCCGGTGCACATCGAGCCGCTCGGCGTGTACTCCAAGACGGTCAAGAGCATCAACGACGTGCCGGCCGGCGGTGTGGTCGGCCTCCCGAACGACCCGTCGAACTCGGGCCGCGCGCTCAACCTGCTCGCCGCCAACGGGCTGCTCACGCTGAAGGACGGCGTCGGCGTGAAGGGCACCGAGAAGGACATCACCGGCAACCCGAAGAACCTGAAGTTCAAGAGCCTGGAGGCGGCCCAGCTGCCGCGCAGCCTCGAGGACACCGCGATCTCGGTGATCAACGGCAACTACGCGATCGAGACCGGGCTCAAGCCGGCCACCGACTCGCTGGCCCTGGAGAAGGGCGAGAACAACCCGTACGCGAACCTGGTTGTGGTCCGCACCGGCGACGAGGGTGACGAGCGGGTCGTGAAGCTGGAGAAGCTGCTGCACTCGCCCGAGGTCAAGAAGTTCGTCGAGGACAAGTACCAGGGCTCGGTCCTGCCCGCGTTCTGA
- a CDS encoding class I SAM-dependent methyltransferase encodes MAYQHPLAYTLGLEGVSLLRAFAGDYDRDFVEARISEVRRLLDSPALDGAGVTAEQVDSLNGYKVWSATYDQPGNGLFAVEEPIVHEILGALPLGVALDAACGTGRYTGYLAEQGHHVIGVDSSPDMLAHARIRVPNAELRQGDLRDLPLPDDHVDVVVCALALTHLPDVGPAITEFARVLRPGGHLVITDVHQELVALGSVPRVRAADGDPGLLPAFRHRASDYLRVALPLGLQVRRCEEPRMLGDASGNMPAEIVTGPWDAWPWSLLGIVPAAFGAAWDGTPSQIIWHFQLATSATPAAAPSSTMR; translated from the coding sequence GTGGCCTACCAGCATCCGCTCGCTTACACGTTGGGGCTCGAGGGCGTGTCGTTGCTGCGTGCCTTCGCCGGCGACTACGACCGGGACTTCGTCGAAGCGCGGATCAGCGAGGTCCGGCGCCTTCTGGACAGCCCTGCACTGGACGGTGCCGGAGTCACCGCGGAGCAGGTCGACTCCCTGAACGGCTACAAGGTGTGGTCCGCGACCTATGATCAGCCAGGTAATGGGTTGTTCGCTGTCGAAGAACCCATCGTGCACGAGATCCTCGGCGCTCTGCCTCTGGGCGTGGCCTTGGACGCGGCTTGCGGCACCGGCAGGTACACCGGGTACCTGGCCGAGCAGGGCCACCACGTCATCGGCGTCGACAGTTCCCCGGACATGCTTGCTCACGCTCGTATCCGCGTTCCGAACGCGGAGTTGCGGCAGGGCGACCTGCGCGATCTTCCCCTGCCTGACGACCATGTAGACGTCGTCGTGTGTGCGCTGGCGCTGACTCACCTTCCGGATGTCGGGCCGGCGATCACCGAGTTTGCCCGAGTCCTGCGTCCTGGCGGCCATCTGGTGATCACGGACGTGCACCAGGAACTCGTGGCGTTGGGCTCAGTGCCGCGCGTTCGTGCTGCCGACGGTGATCCTGGGCTACTTCCGGCTTTCCGGCATCGGGCTAGTGACTATCTCCGCGTCGCCTTGCCGTTGGGCCTGCAGGTACGGCGGTGCGAGGAACCTCGGATGCTCGGCGATGCCAGCGGGAACATGCCCGCGGAAATCGTGACGGGACCGTGGGACGCATGGCCTTGGTCGCTGCTGGGCATCGTCCCGGCGGCATTCGGCGCCGCCTGGGACGGAACACCGAGCCAAATTATCTGGCACTTCCAACTGGCGACAAGCGCAACCCCAGCTGCTGCCCCTTCTTCCACTATGCGCTGA
- a CDS encoding methionine ABC transporter permease has product MTWSELSDLLAVGLRETAWMVGVSTVLTAIGGLLLGVLLVLTAPGGLLAAPVVSSVLGFVVNVARSLPFIILLVAVIPFTRAVVGTTIGTDAAIVPLTIGAIPFFARIVEAALREVPPDVVAAATAMGATRTQIVGKVLLREARPGLVAGLTITVIALVGYSAMAGVVGGGGLGDLAIRYGYQRFETEVMVATVVVLVVFVQLVQMAGDVLVRRLSHK; this is encoded by the coding sequence GTGACCTGGTCCGAGTTGTCCGACCTGCTGGCCGTCGGGCTGCGGGAGACGGCGTGGATGGTCGGCGTCTCCACCGTGCTGACCGCGATCGGCGGCCTGCTGCTCGGCGTGCTGCTCGTGCTGACCGCGCCCGGTGGCCTGCTCGCCGCGCCGGTGGTGTCGTCGGTGCTGGGCTTCGTGGTGAACGTGGCCCGCTCGCTGCCGTTCATCATCCTGCTGGTCGCGGTCATCCCGTTCACCCGGGCCGTGGTCGGCACGACGATCGGCACCGACGCCGCGATCGTGCCGCTGACCATCGGCGCGATCCCGTTCTTCGCCCGCATTGTCGAGGCCGCGCTGCGGGAGGTGCCGCCCGACGTGGTCGCCGCGGCCACCGCGATGGGCGCGACCCGCACCCAGATCGTCGGCAAGGTGCTGCTGCGCGAGGCCCGTCCCGGCCTGGTCGCAGGTCTCACCATCACCGTCATCGCCCTGGTCGGCTACTCGGCCATGGCCGGCGTGGTCGGCGGCGGGGGTCTCGGCGACCTGGCCATCCGGTACGGGTACCAGCGCTTCGAGACCGAGGTCATGGTCGCCACCGTGGTCGTCCTCGTGGTCTTCGTCCAACTCGTCCAGATGGCGGGCGACGTCCTCGTCCGCCGGCTCTCCCACAAGTAG
- a CDS encoding methionine ABC transporter ATP-binding protein, giving the protein MIEISGLRKAYRGKGRRDHEVVAVDGVDLTIGEGDVFGVLGRSGAGKSTLLRCVNMLERPDAGTVSVGGVELTTLSRRRLRQARHGIGMIHQHFALLSSRTVAGNVAFALEVTGVPRAERRTRVAELLELVGLSERADAYPGQLSGGQKQRVGIARALAARPKVLLSDEATSALDPETTDSILRLLLDLNRRLGLTILLITHEMTVVKRICRSAAVMRDGRFVESGPVAELLHRPGSELARDLFPLDDFTTVPGQTVIDVSVSGEDADAPLLTEVARELDIDVRVLSGSVETLAAGRAGRWRLGVPGDGAAAIHHLRSRGAVVTLPEEKP; this is encoded by the coding sequence GTGATTGAGATCAGTGGGCTCCGGAAGGCGTACCGGGGCAAGGGGCGGCGTGACCACGAGGTCGTGGCAGTCGACGGCGTCGACCTCACGATCGGCGAGGGCGACGTCTTCGGCGTGCTCGGGCGCAGCGGCGCCGGCAAGAGCACGCTGTTGCGTTGCGTCAACATGCTCGAACGCCCCGACGCAGGCACGGTCTCGGTCGGCGGGGTCGAGCTCACCACACTCAGCCGGCGGCGGCTGCGCCAGGCCCGCCACGGAATCGGGATGATCCACCAGCATTTCGCGCTCCTCTCCTCCCGTACGGTGGCGGGGAATGTTGCTTTTGCGCTGGAAGTGACCGGCGTTCCCCGCGCCGAGCGCCGGACCCGGGTCGCGGAGCTGCTCGAGCTCGTCGGGCTCAGCGAGCGCGCCGACGCGTACCCGGGTCAGCTCTCCGGCGGTCAGAAGCAGCGCGTCGGCATCGCCCGCGCCCTCGCCGCCCGTCCCAAGGTGCTGCTCTCCGACGAGGCGACCTCGGCGCTCGACCCCGAGACGACCGACTCGATCCTGCGGCTGCTGCTCGACCTCAACCGGCGGCTCGGCCTCACCATCCTGCTGATCACCCACGAGATGACGGTCGTGAAGCGGATCTGCCGGTCCGCCGCCGTCATGCGCGACGGGCGGTTCGTCGAGTCGGGCCCGGTCGCCGAGCTGCTGCACCGGCCCGGCTCCGAGCTTGCCCGCGACCTGTTCCCGCTCGACGACTTCACGACGGTCCCGGGGCAGACCGTGATCGACGTCTCGGTCAGTGGCGAGGACGCCGACGCGCCGCTGCTCACCGAGGTCGCCCGCGAGCTCGACATCGACGTACGGGTGCTCAGCGGCTCGGTCGAGACCCTGGCCGCGGGGCGGGCCGGGCGGTGGCGGCTCGGCGTCCCCGGCGACGGCGCCGCCGCCATCCACCACCTGCGCTCGCGTGGCGCCGTCGTCACCCTGCCCGAGGAGAAGCCGTGA
- a CDS encoding aminoglycoside phosphotransferase family protein, whose translation MGEDPNWRWAEAVAAAFDVGRPVAPLARVDAGISHAVFHLHTGTGRYAAKRLNVVAEQWWWDAYHAAADIERAASADGVSVPERLRPRVAELALDGIQHRWQLHRWCEGQNPTEPDDDLADWTGATLTVLHRRDGGTLTPQPCLYPLDAWHEWLRGHDTHFTQRIRRHLPTVAAALAHLARPSPQLTPVASHRDIKDDNVLLTATGPVLLDWDSAGPDSAEHELLRSALAMGFEQQRPFARTIAAYRRAGGRPIAADPALFHGIVDGQLRTAEWLLWRALGHRGDDPAGRARAATECLARLNGTAKSLRRIPEWTGWLTECQ comes from the coding sequence ATGGGTGAAGACCCGAACTGGCGATGGGCGGAAGCTGTCGCCGCTGCCTTCGACGTCGGTCGGCCGGTCGCACCGCTGGCCCGCGTCGACGCAGGCATCTCCCACGCGGTGTTCCACCTTCATACAGGGACCGGGCGATACGCCGCCAAGCGGCTGAACGTCGTCGCTGAGCAGTGGTGGTGGGACGCCTACCACGCCGCGGCCGACATCGAACGGGCCGCGTCCGCCGACGGTGTCAGCGTGCCCGAACGGCTGCGCCCCCGGGTAGCCGAACTCGCCCTCGACGGCATCCAGCACCGCTGGCAGCTGCACCGCTGGTGCGAGGGGCAGAACCCCACCGAACCCGACGACGATCTCGCCGACTGGACCGGCGCCACCCTCACCGTCCTGCACCGCCGAGACGGCGGCACCCTGACCCCGCAGCCCTGCCTGTACCCGCTGGACGCCTGGCACGAATGGCTCAGGGGTCACGACACGCACTTCACCCAACGGATCCGCCGGCACCTGCCGACGGTTGCCGCGGCGCTGGCGCACCTCGCCCGGCCCAGCCCACAGCTGACGCCGGTCGCCAGCCACCGCGACATCAAAGACGACAACGTCCTGCTCACCGCAACCGGGCCGGTCCTGCTCGACTGGGACAGCGCCGGCCCCGACTCAGCCGAACACGAACTCCTGCGCTCCGCCCTGGCCATGGGATTCGAACAGCAACGACCCTTCGCACGCACCATCGCCGCTTACCGCCGGGCCGGAGGTCGCCCGATCGCAGCCGACCCGGCCCTGTTCCACGGCATCGTAGACGGGCAGCTGCGCACAGCCGAGTGGCTCCTGTGGCGCGCTCTGGGCCACCGCGGCGACGATCCCGCCGGCCGCGCACGAGCGGCCACCGAATGCCTCGCCCGCCTGAACGGCACCGCGAAGTCGCTGCGCCGGATCCCCGAATGGACCGGCTGGCTTACCGAATGTCAATGA
- a CDS encoding RNA 2'-phosphotransferase yields MHHRNIVKLSKRMSLALRHAPDRFGLLLERGGWVPVDEFLAALGISRAELDTVVAGDDKQRYTVQCGTDGIERVRANQGHSVPVDLLLVAQPPPRWLYHGTSAAALDSIRATGLNRARRHHVHLSADTDTARRVGSRRAGPVIVLTVDAKAMADDGHLFYRSANGVWLTDAVPAQYLNAGDMD; encoded by the coding sequence ATGCACCATCGAAACATTGTCAAGTTGAGCAAGCGGATGTCGTTGGCGTTGAGGCACGCGCCTGACCGGTTCGGCCTACTGCTGGAGAGGGGCGGCTGGGTTCCGGTCGATGAGTTCCTCGCCGCTCTGGGCATCAGCCGAGCGGAACTCGACACTGTCGTTGCCGGCGATGACAAGCAACGCTACACCGTCCAGTGCGGTACGGACGGAATCGAACGCGTCAGGGCGAATCAGGGGCATTCAGTCCCGGTCGACCTCCTGCTCGTGGCGCAGCCACCACCACGATGGCTTTACCACGGGACCAGCGCTGCCGCGCTTGACTCGATCCGCGCTACGGGCCTGAACCGCGCTCGCCGTCACCATGTGCACTTGTCCGCCGACACAGACACCGCTCGGCGCGTCGGTTCCCGCCGCGCCGGCCCGGTCATCGTCCTCACGGTCGACGCGAAGGCGATGGCAGACGACGGGCACCTCTTCTACCGCAGTGCCAACGGTGTCTGGCTCACAGATGCCGTGCCGGCGCAATACCTGAACGCCGGGGACATGGACTAA